One Callospermophilus lateralis isolate mCalLat2 chromosome 6, mCalLat2.hap1, whole genome shotgun sequence genomic region harbors:
- the LOC143401799 gene encoding UL16-binding protein 2-like yields the protein MTQHAQSLVLRLIILCQAGPSLTAGLAPPLQGDVLLGVGIVQRAEGKWAMSWDMRLLSPSPQRTHSLCYDFTINSKPAPGQQWCTVQGQVDHKNFLSYDCGLDKVKSMSALGGKVNATITWEEQNTMLREMGDMLKRQLADIKAENGMARALETLEGRMTCQHKSSGCTSGSWQFGFNGRMWLRFDSDKRSWTEVHPGSNWMKEKWENDREVSE from the exons ATGACTCAGCATGCACAGTCCCTTGTCCTGCGTCTGATCATCCTCTGCCAGGCAGGCCCTTCCCTCACAGCAGGCCTGGCACCTCCATTGCAAGGTGATGTGCTGCTGGGTGTAGGCATTGTTCAAAGGGCAGAGGGGAAGTGGGCCATGTCCTGGGACATGAGATTGCTGTCCCCTTCTCCTCAAA GGACTCACTCCCTTTGCTATGATTTCACCATCAATTCTAAGCCAGCACCTGGACAGCAATGGTGTACAGTCCAAGGCCAGGTGGACCACAAGAATTTTCTCTCCTATGACTGTGGTCTGGACAAGGTCAAATCCATGAGTGCCCTGGGAGGGAAAGTGAATGCCACAATCACCTGGGAAGAGCAAAACACCATGCTGAGAGAAATGGGGGATATGCTAAAAAGGCAACTGGCTGACATTAAAGCAGAAAATGGCATGGCCAGGG CTCTCGAGACCCTGGAGGGGAGGATGACTTGTCAGCATAAATCCAGTGGATGCACCAGTGGCTCCTGGCAGTTTGGATTCAATGGACGGATGTGGCTCCGCTTTGACTCAGACAAGAGAAGCTGGACAGAGGTTCATCCTGGGTCCAACTGGATGAAAGAAAAGTGGGAAAATGACAGGGAAGTGTCCGAA